One Lutzomyia longipalpis isolate SR_M1_2022 chromosome 4, ASM2433408v1 DNA segment encodes these proteins:
- the LOC129795165 gene encoding CD2 antigen cytoplasmic tail-binding protein 2 homolog, whose protein sequence is MSKRDFGSVADDAEGTKRKALKVSGLKKHTLDSDEEESDDEQYNVLDENDIEGEEEGIAGMDGETKLTPFNMKEEMEEGHFDREGHYVWNKTKEISDNWLDNIDWVKVQETKAGTSRIRTLGEDSSSDSEGEGSTSKKFNMTDSYEKILKIMKPGETVKKTLQRLGKDTKISSAERWRRKKAGIVDEASGIITTFTELTNNILTQTGNMNIYEETYEFIEGRIRKASVPAPDDALDMYADDFDAKEKSKLGGANVTEQPTENKDDKAEEEEHPKLMWEFKWTQNDTELQGPYTTEQMHKMSVDGRFKSGVFVKKIGEGEGNFYSSNRIDFDLYL, encoded by the exons atgtCCAAAAGAGACTTTGGTAGTGTTGCCGATGATGCAGAAGGTACAAAGAGGAAAGCGTTAAAAGTTAGTGGACTGAAGAAGCACACACTGGACTCAGATGAGGAGGAGTCTGATGATGAACA GTACAATGTGCTCGATGAAAATGACATCGAGGGCGAGGAAGAGGGTATAGCTGGAATGGATGGGGAGACAAAACTAACACCCTTCAATATGAAAGAAGAGATGGAAGAGGGACACTTTGATCGAGAGGGGCACTATGTGTGGAACAAAACGAAGGAAATCTCTGACAATTGGCTGGATAACATTGACTGGGTGAAGGTGCAGGAAACCAAAGCAGGAACCTCACGGATCCGCACACTCGGGGAAGATTCCAGCAGTGATTCAGAGGGTGAAGGAAGTACATCCAAGAAGTTTAACATGACGGATAGCTATGAGAAAATACTGAAAATCATGAAACCCGGAGAGACGGTGAAGAAGACCCTACAGAGACTCGGGAAGGACACCAAGATCTCTTCAGCTGAGCGATGGCGTCGCAAAAAGGCAGGAATTGTGGATGAAGCATCGGGAATTATTACAACGTTCACAGAGCTAACAAATAACATTCTCACCCAAACTGGCAATATGAACATCTACGAGGAGACGTATGAATTCATTGAGGGACGCATCCGGAAAGCTTCAGTACCAGCTCCGGATGATGCTCTCGATATGTATGCAGATGATTttgatgcaaaagaaaagagcAAATTGGGTGGTGCAAATGTCACCGAACAACCCACAGAGAATAAAGATGACAAAGCTGAAGAAGAGGAACATCCCAAACTAATGTGGGAATTTAAGTGGACACAGAATGATACAGAACTCCAGGGGCCATACACAACTGAGCAAATGCACAAAATGAGTGTTGATGGACGCTTCAAGAGTGGagtttttgtgaagaaaatcgGTGAGGGTGAAGGCAATTTCTACAGTTCAAATCGCATTGATTTCGATCTCTACCTCTAA
- the LOC129795174 gene encoding peritrophin-1-like → MFSRAIVSTLYVLLVGRLTLAGTIYPCGEDLQVLRHATSCSKFVVCMHGQAVERSCRPGFHFDPAAQQCKPASEVNCTLETDPCPPYDDPSHMIIHPDIDFCNRFHVCYSGQKIEMSCASGLYWDRTNEFCTYPEEADCPTSINCPNLPGISYEPHPKRCDGYFICINGDLIEVATCSPPMIFDIHDRNCNTPELAQCIRDPCIGTQGQISIQDPEDCRVVVLCQYGREINRITCPPGQISDDYGTCQPGDPETCEIFV, encoded by the exons ATGTTTTCACGAG CAATTGTGTCAACCCTTTACGTCCTTTTGGTAGGACGACTCACACTCGCAGGGACAATTTATCCATGTGGTGAAGATCTGCAGGTGCTGCGGCACGCAACAAGTTGCTCAAAGTTCGTGGTTTGCATGCATGGGCAAGCAGTTGAGCGATCGTGTCGTCCAGGATTTCATTTTGATCCTGCAGCACAGCAATGTAAACCAGCATCAGAGGTGAATTGTACCCTCGAAACAGACCCGTGTCCTCCGTATGATGATCCCAGCCACATGATCATTCATCCTGATATTGATTTCTGCAACCGCTTTCATGTATGCTACAGTGGGCAAAAAATTGAGATGAGTTGTGCCTCAGGGCTCTACTGGGATCGAACTAATGAATTCTGTACGTATCCAGAGGAAGCTGACTGCCCT ACCAGCATCAACTGCCCTAATTTACCTGGTATCAGCTATGAACCTCATCCAAAGCGATGTGACGGTTATTTCATCTGTATTAATGGGGATCTAATAGAAGTAGCAACATGCTCACCTCCCATGATCTTTGACATACACGATCGCAACTGCAATACACCTGAACTTGCACAGTGCATCCGAGATCCGTGCATTGGCACCCAGGGGCAAATTAGTATTCAGGATCCAGAGGATTGTCGAGTGGTGGTTCTCTGCCAGTATGGACGGGAAATCAACCGAATCACCTGTCCACCTGGGCAAATTAGTGATGATTATGGCACATGTCAACCTGGAGATCCCGAAACATGTGAGATTTTTGTATGA
- the LOC129795163 gene encoding probable chitinase 10, with amino-acid sequence MAPKHVEKFLLLLTFFTISVHGWAEDDCPHTICVGVAEDYFIDNPGNCSAFFQCINGRAVAGRCPDGFYFHPSLQKCEVHWQVPCNPGDEIELECVEEEPTDPTDPPTVPPDTPPITDEPTTTTTTTTTTTTTTTTTETPPTISPPTTDFPTTPDWLPPTTDFPTTTEEPPVEEDHPFLCRMNEVYVQQHPTNCSKYILCFNGVVHIRNCAPGLEWDSSREQCNVPADAQCQPSVCPLDNDPHNPIFLYDDNQCENFAICVNGLPQWRSCIPGFHWDRVNEWCTTPQKAGCEKWEEPPIDEIECHEDSPLRNPHPTECGMYFLCVDGQSFLRHCADGLIFDYITQSCTKPNAGTCYADIGGLRSRTSFLSTFAKRNGELDHVCENDDESPIREHPDTCLKFIVCDSGTAWPLPCADGHVFVRELYACVPGNVETCEPF; translated from the exons ATGGCCCCTAAACATGTAGAAAAGTTCCTTCTCcttcttacatttttcacaatttctgtGCACGGATGGGCGGAAGATGATTGTCCGCATACAATTTGTGTTGGGGTAGCGGAAGATTACTTTATAGACAACCCCGGGAATTGTAGTGCATTCTTTCAATGCATCAACGGTCGCGCAGTTGCTGGACGTTGCCCTGATGGTTTCTATTTCCATCCATCACTGCAGAAATGTGAAGTTCATTGGCAAGTACCGTGCAATCCGGGTGATGAAATTGAGCTTGAATGTGTTGAGGAGGAGCCCACTGATCCAACGGATCCTCCAACTGTGCCGCCTGATACACCTCCAATAACGGATGAACCTACAACAACTACTaccacaacaacaacaacaactacAACGACTACAACAACAGAGACACCTCCAACAATTTCACCTCCAACAACTGATTTCCCTACAACCCCAGATTGGTTACCTCCAACAACAGATTTCCCCACAACAACAGAGGAACCACCAGTAGAAGAAGATCATCCATTCTTGTGTCGTATGAATGAAGTCTACGTTCAACAGCATCCAACAAATTGCTCAAAATATATCCTTTGCTTTAATGGAGTTGTCCACATAAGGAACTGTGCCCCAGGTTTGGAGTGGGATTCATCCCGAGAACAATGCAACGTTCCAGCAGATGCTCAATGCCAGCCATCTGTATGCCCTCTTGACAATGATCCTCACAATCCGATCTTCCTCTATGATGACAATCAATGTGAGAACTTTGCTATATGCGTCAACGGTCTACCGCAGTGGAGATCATGTATTCCTGGGTTTCATTGGGATCGCGTAAATGAATGGTGTACAACGCCACAAAAGGCCGGATGTGAG AAGTGGGAAGAGCCGCCGATTGATGAAATTGAATGCCACGAAGACTCTCCGCTGAGGAATCCCCATCCAACTGAATGCGGCATGTACTTCCTTTGCGTTGATGGTCAATCCTTCCTGCGACATTGTGCTGATGGGCTTATATTTGACTATATTACACAATCATGCACAAAACCCAATGCAGGTACCTGCTATGCCGATATTGGAGGCCTACGATCGAGAACGTCCTTTTTATCAACTTTCGCAAAGAGGAATGGTGAATTGGATCATGTCTGCGAGAATGACGATGAGAGTCCAATTAGAGAACATCCCGATACTTGTTTAAAATTCATCGTGTGTGACTCCGGAACTGCCTGGCCACTACCATGTGCCGATGGACATGTTTTCGTGCGCGAACTCTATGCATGTGTCCCCGGAAATGTAGAGACGTGTGAACCATTTTAA
- the LOC129795151 gene encoding sister chromatid cohesion protein PDS5 homolog B-B, with product MSDIVYPQGCKPVTDDLGPDELIRRLKALSHTLQTMGQDEGLYQQYIPLALHLANEDFLLHSSKDVQLLIACCIADVLRVYAPEAPYKDQDQVKKIFHFLIRQLNGLKDPKDTAFKRYFYLLENLAYVKSFNMCFELEDSQEIFCALFQLMFKIVNDEHSGKVKSFMLDVLCPLITESDNVSNQLLDIILSNIVEPQKTAKKNAYYIAKELILKTADTLKHYIQAFFNQVLVMDKVDKNLSITSKVYELIYELNVIAPACLLSVLPQLEVKLKSSKESERVKAVGLLARMFSEKDSALAKQYTPLWRTFLGRFYDIAVPIRIKCVQSTMHFLLNHPHLRKDIIETLKVRQHDSDETVRYEVVMAIVETAKRDFQIVSESEDLLDFVKERTLDKKFKIRKEAMNGLAMIYKKYLSDSNVPDATKKAVNWIKDKILHGYYMTGIEDRLLVERLLITCLVPYQLPADDRMRKLYQLLGTIDDNATKAFIELQKNQLKVRRTVSEWIKLHRVKVLTPQVQKEMNAKCAHISKQLPDPVKAQEFLTKFSSHMRNDPQLVREMDTILKRDVTCKECADTMATVLKKLGQPIMTNLYYNTIKMLLERIASVMVDKASIEVLVGLIEDCMHGGEEVCKEVGLPAESAGERGLNLLSVLAYVFSAHFQHNSILNHMIALLGSKHDYAAPYILKAFTYLGRYKPLVDSHPTVLHRLTPICKEFAISGTPKQAKNAVRCMYVNMTSSADNGVQTNETGDVFAEIVESLKANLSPEQTKYRTAIVCLGHIAYNIPDRFHVPIKNIISRKIVKELLVKDVPEDRQDIPTTDWCTEDELPEETRCKVEGLKTMARWLLGLKKDVMSAQKTFRMLHAFIKQKGDLLEQGRLSAAEMSWLRLSAGTAMLKICEQKGVGDQFTAEQFYNLSQLMVDPVPEVREAFTKKLHKGLNKGIPNKCLPLDFMGYYVLGGRETDRRLSMQIKTNIEADVNRRREYVKSFATVERAMSQLPHILPDYMLVFAVPVLTHDPNFTQFDDPVQLKQVEKCLWLILEPLITNKEFFCFGFYKNLVDRMKHHKDALKKDDEQTNFKMWAICDIAMHLIYTKSINYDTRDFPLEARIPSMYFQAQPDDFMNTRIYLPADLYIPQNVNTNRKHLLTDRKVTSNNKGHDSGDMDTENENNCDEQHQLSLDMDEPPAKRMILGE from the exons ATGTCGGACATTGTATATCCACAAGGCTGTAAACCCGTGACGGATGATTTGGGTCCGGATGAGCTTATCCGGCGTCTCAAG GCTCTCTCACACACCCTACAAACAATGGGACAGGATGAGGGCCTCTACCAGCAGTATATTCCACTAGCACTGCATCTGGCCAATGAGGACTTCTTGCTACATAGCTCCAAGGACGTTCAACTCCTCATTGCATGCTGCATTGCGGATGTTTTACGTGTTTACGCACCAGAGGCACCGTACAAGGATCAAGATcaagtgaagaaaatctttcactTTCTCATTCGTCAGCTAAATGGACTGAAAGATCCCAAAGATACTGCATTCAAGAGATATTTCTACTTACTGGAAAATCTCGCCTACGTCAAATCCTTCAATATGTGCTTCGAACTTGAGGATTCTCAGGAGATCTTTTGTGCCCTCTTTCAACTCATGTTCAAAATTGTCAA CGATGAACACAGCGGCAAAGTTAAATCCTTTATGCTGGATGTTCTCTGTCCGCTCATTACGGAATCAGACAACGTTTCCAATCAACTGCTTGACATCATTCTCTCGAATATTGTTGAACCACAGAAGACGGCCAAGAAGAATGCATACTACATTGCCAAAGAGTTGATCTTGAAAACTGCAGACACACTGAAGCATTACATTCAGGCG ttttttaaccAAGTTCTCGTCATGGACAAAGTTGAtaagaatttatcaattacATCAAAAGTTTACGAATTGATCTACGAACTCAACGTTATAGCCCCAGCGTGCCTCCTTTCGGTTCTCCCGCAGCTTGAGGTGAAGCTAAAGTCAAGTAAAGAGAGTGAACGTGTCAAAGCTGTTGGATTACTGGCAAGGATGTTCTCCGAGAAGGATTCCGCCCTTGCGAAGCAGTACACACCACTCTGGCGTACATTCTTGGGGCGTTTCTACGACATTGCCGTACCCATACGAATTAAATGTGTCCAGAGCACAATGCACTTCCTCCTCAATCATCCGCACTTGCGGAAGGACATCATTGAAACACTAAAAGTGCGGCAGCACGATTCGGATGAGACTGTACGCTATGAGGTTGTGATGGCAATTGTGGAGACGGCAAAGAGGGACTTTCAGATTGTCTCCGAATCGGAGGATTTGCTGGATTTCGTCAAGGAGCGCACGCTcgataagaaatttaaaattcgcAAGGAGGCAATGAATGGCTTGGCGATGATCTACAAAAAGTACTTAAGTGACTCCAATGTGCCCGATGCCACCAAGAAGGCGGTTAATTGGATCAAGGACAAAATTCTCCATGGGTACTACATGACGGGTATTGAGGATCGACTACTTGTTGAGCGACTTCTCATCACGTGCTTAGTGCCGTATCAACTGCCAGCGGATGATCGTATGCGGAAGCTCTATCAGCTTTTGGGGACAATTGATGACAATGCAACGAAGGCCTTTATTGAGCTGCAGAAGAATCAACTTAAA gTTCGCAGAACTGTGTCAGAATGGATAAAATTGCATCGTGTAAAAGTTCTTACGCCACAAGTACAGAAAGAAATGAATGCCAAATGCGCCCACATTTCAAAGCAACTCCCTGATCCTGTAAAAGCTCAAGAGTTCTTGACGAAATTCTCCTCACACATGCGAAATGATCCACAGCTTGTGCGTGAAATGGATACAATTCTCAAGCGAGATGTCACGTGCAAGGAATGTGCTGATACAATGGCAACAGTACTGAAGAAACTCGGGCAACCAATAATGACTAATCTCTACTACAACACCATCAAGATGCTCCTTGAGCGCATTGCATCCGTCATGGTGGACAAGGCATCTATTGAAGTTCTCGTGGGACTCATTGAAGACTGTATGCACGGAGGGGAAGAGGTTTGCAAAGAG GTTGGTCTCCCTGCGGAATCTGCTGGAGAGCGTGGTTTGAATTTGCTCAGTGTCTTGGCGTATGTGTTCTCAGCTCATTTCCAACACAACTCAATTCTCAATCACATGATTGCCCTTCTGGGTTCCAAGCACGACTATGCAGCTCCTTACATTCTCAAAGCCTTCACCTACTTGGGACGCTACAAACCCCTCGTGGATTCCCATCCAACCGTCCTACATCGACTGACACCCATTTGCAAGGAATTTGCCATCTCTGGCACCCCCAAGCAGGCAAAAAATGCCGTACGATGCATGTATGTCAATATGACATCAAGTGCAGACAATGGGGTACAAACAAACGAGACAGGAGATGTCTTTGCGGAGATTGTTGAATCTCTCAAGGCAAATTTGAGTCCGGAACAGACAAAGTATCGCACGGCAATTGTATGCCTTGGGCATATTGCCTACAATATCCCAGATCGTTTTCATGTacccataaaaaatattatttcacgAAAGATTGTGAAGGAGTTGCTGGTGAAGGATGTTCCGGAAGATCGACAGGATATCCCAACAACTGATTGGTGTACAGAGGATGAACTACCCGAAGAGACACGATGCAAA GTTGAGGGTTTGAAAACAATGGCAAGATGGTTGTTGGGTCTCAAGAAGGATGTCATGTCGGCGCAGAAAACCTTCCGTATGCTGCATGCTTTTATTAAGCAAAAAGGTGATCTCTTGGAGCAGGGTAGACTCTCTGCGGCGGAAATGTCTTGGCTACGACTCAGTGCTGGCACGGCTATGTTGAAGATTTGCGAACAAAAGGGGGTCGGAGATCAATTTACGGCTGAGCAATTTTACAATTTGTCACAGCTAATGGTAGATCCCGTGCCGGAAGTTCGGGAGGCATTCACAAAGAAGCTGCATAAGGGACTCAATAAGGGGATCCCCAATAAGTGTCTCCCGCTTGATTTTATGGGATACTACGTGCTAGGAGGTCGAGAAACAGACAGAAG ATTGAGTATGCAGATAAAGACGAACATTGAAGCTGATGTTAATAGAAGGCGTGAATATGTAAAATCCTTTGCAACAGTCGAGAGGGCAATGTCACAGTTGCCACACATTCTCCCAGATTATATGTTGGTGTTTGCAGTGCCGGTCCTCACACACGATCCAAACTTCACGCAATTCGATGATCCAGTACAGCTGAAGCAGGTGGAGAAGTGCTTATGGCTCATTCTGGAGCCACTCATTACGAATAAGGAATTCTTCTGTTTTGGCTTCTACAAAAATCTCGTGGATCGCATGAAGCATCACAAGGATGCCCTCAAGAAGGACGATGAACAGACCaatttt aaaatgtgGGCAATCTGCGATATTGCAATGCATCTAATCTAtacaaaatcaatcaattatgACACGAGGGATTTTCCCCTTGAAGCCCGAATACCATCGATGTACTTCCAGGCACAGCCGGATGATTTTATGAATACACGAATTTACCTTCCGGCAGATCTCTATATCCCACAAAATGTCAATACAAATCGAAAACATTTattg acTGACCGCAAAGTGACGTCAAACAACAAGGGGCACGATTCCGGTGATATGGACacggaaaatgaaaataattgcgATGAGCAGCACCAATTGTCGTTGGATATGGATGAACCACCGGCAAAGCGGATGATCCTGGGcgaataa
- the LOC129795177 gene encoding mitochondrial import receptor subunit TOM20 homolog: MEINKTTLGIAAGVAGTLFLGYCIYFDHKRRSDPEYKKKVRERRRKAKKAAAGRRPEIPNLVDKDAVQRFFLQEIQMGEMLISSGHIEQGVEHLASAVVVCGQPTQLLQVLQQTLPAQVFTLLIHKMKEYGNKMEQQAKEGQVEELTDDLE; the protein is encoded by the exons ATGGAGATCAACAAGACGACGCTGGGGATTGCAGCGGGTGTGGCGGGTACACTCTTTCTCGGCTattgcatttattttgacCATAAACGCCGCAGTGATCcggaatataagaaaaaagtcCGGGAGA gGCGCCGCAAGGCAAAGAAGGCAGCTGCCGGAAGACGCCCCGAGATTCCAAATCTTGTAGATAAGGATGCAGTTCAGAG GTTCTTCCTGCAGGAGATCCAAATGGGTGAGATGCTGATTAGCAGCGGACACATTGAGCAGGGAGTTGAGCACCTAGCTAGTGCTGTGGTTGTCTGCGGACAACCAACGCAGCTACTACAAGTGTTGCAGCAGACACTGCCAGCACAAGTGTTCACGCTTctcattcacaaaatgaaGGAGTATGGCAATAAAATGGAGCAGCAGGCCAAGGAGGGTCAAGTGGAGGAGCTAACAGATGACCTCGAATAG
- the LOC129795164 gene encoding sex peptide receptor: protein MTGYLGNESLSLHPDEYWFEAGWPCDPANETQPFYCALSDEYCLNRYENITYLNISCEIVLDYGIPLYGYCTPFLLFITMTANLLIVIVLSRRNMATPTNSVLMAMALCDMFTLLFPAPGLIYMFTLGNHYKPLSPAIACYAWNALNEVIPAMFHTASIWLTLALAVQRYIYVCHAPVARTWCTMPRVKKVIFYTFVAAILHQSTRFLDREFHLLNILWDNQTTSVCHMETSAWVRDYIGEDVYFTSYYLFRILFVHLLPCAALVALNVLLYKAMKLAQEKREKLFRENRKKECKKLRDANCTTLMLIVVVSVFLVVEIPLAVITALHIISSAIIEFLDYRVANLFILFANFSLIVSYPINFAIYCGMSRQFRETFKEIFIKRPIGAAKKDNSSKYSIVNGPRTCTNETVL from the exons ATGACGGGATATCTGGGGAATGAGTCCTTATCCTTACATCCGGATGAGTACTGGTTCGAAGCTGGTTGGCCGTGTGATCCGGCCAATGAGACGCAACCCTTTTATTGTGCACTAAGTGATGAATACTGTTTAAATCGCTATGAGAATATTACATATTTAAATATCTCTTGCGAAATTGTGCTGGATTATGGTATTCCACTGTATGGCTACTGCACACCATTTCTTCTCTTCATCACAATGACTGCAAATCTCCTCATAGTCATTGTGCTTAGTCGAAGAAATATGGCCACACCAACGAATTCGGTTCTAATGG CCATGGCACTATGTGATATGTTTACGCTTCTTTTTCCCGCACCGGGACTCATTTACATGTTCACCCTAGGCAATCACTATAAGCCACTGTCACCAGCTATTGCGTGCTATGCTTGGAATGCACTCAACGAG GTGATTCCTGCCATGTTTCACACCGCTTCAATATGGCTCACGCTAGCTTTAGCTGTGCAGag GTATATCTACGTGTGTCATGCGCCCGTAGCTCGTACCTGGTGTACCATGCCTCGTGTAAAGAAGG TGATCTTCTACACTTTTGTGGCTGCTATATTACACCAAAGTACCAGATTTCTCGATAG GGAATTTCATTTACTTAATATCCTGTGGGATAATCAAACAACAAGCGTATGCCACATGGAAACATCAGCTTGGGTACGTGACTACATCGGTGAGGATGTCTACTTCACGTCCTACTACCTCTTCCGTATTCTCTTCGTTCACCTTCTCCCCTGTGCTGCACTCGTAGCTCTCAATGTACTCCTCTATAAGGCCATGAAGTTAGCCCAGGAAAAGCGTGAGAAACTTTTCCGGGAGAATCGCAAAAAGGAATGCAAAAAACTCAGGGATGCCAATTGTACCACACTAATGCTCATCGTTGTCGTATCTGTATTTCTCGTTGTGGAAATCCCACTTGCCGTCATTACAGCCCTTCACATCATATCGTCGGctattattgaatttctagACTATCGCGTGGCAAATCTCTTCATCTTGTTCGCCAACTTTTCGCTCATTGTCAGCTATCCCATCAACTTTGCTATCTATTGCGGCATGTCGCGACAATTTCGAGAAACATTCAAGGAGATCTTCATCAAGAGACCAATTGGAGCAGCTAAGAAGGATAACTCATCCAAATATTCTATTGTTAATGGACCTAGGACATGTACAAATGAAACGGTTCTTTAA